AAATAGAGAATTAAAAAGAAGATACCTGATCGTATCGTTTCTTTTGTTGGGTTTACAGATAATAAGCGTGCATGGCACATACGCACAGGATATGAGTGCTACTGTTCCAATGATAAAATTAAATAATGGTTTAGAAATGCCACAATTAGGAATAGGAACTTTCGCTATTCCAACCCAGGAAATAGCAAAAGAAGCGTGTCTTGAAGCCTTTCGGAATGGTTTCCGGCATGTTGATGCGGCTCATGTATATCGGGTCGAACGTGTTCTCGGTGAAGCCATGATTGAAAGTGGTATTCCACGTGAAGAGTTTTGGATTGCAAGTAAATTATGGCCATCGGATTATGCCAATGGCAATACTCTTGAATCAATAGATAAAATGCTGGAAAGGCTTCAAACAACATATATCGACCTACTTTATATTCATCAACCTATAGGCGACTATGTAAGTGCCTGGAAAGCGATGGAAAAGGCTGTTGAAGCAGGAAAGGTACGTTCATTAGGGATCAGTAATTTTGATGCTACCGACGAGGGTTTTCGTGCCATCGTAGATGGTATGAAGATTAAACCTGTCGCACTGCAAATTGAATGTCATCCTTATGCCCAACGGCAAGATATACGGGAGAAGATAAAACCTTATGGAATCATTTTGGAATGTTGGTATCCGTTAGGTCACGGAAATGAAGAGCTGCTATCAGACCCAGCTATCAAAACAATTGCAGATGCGCACAACAAAAGTATAGCACAAGTTATCCTTCGATGGCACACACAGGAGGGGTTCTCAGTAATCCCCGGTGCAACTGATCCAAATCATATCAGGGAGAATATCCGAATATTCGACTTTACATTAAGCGATGCAGAGATGGGGGTAATGCGTTCATTGAATAAAGATCAACGTTTCTACAATGTACCTATCGAACAACTTGAGAGAATGATTTCAAACATGGTTTTGGAGGATTAATAATAGGAAGACAAACGTACTATATAAGAAAATGAAGAAAATAAGTTTATACGTAGCAATAATCACGCTGTTACT
This portion of the Lascolabacillus massiliensis genome encodes:
- a CDS encoding aldo/keto reductase, translated to MGNRELKRRYLIVSFLLLGLQIISVHGTYAQDMSATVPMIKLNNGLEMPQLGIGTFAIPTQEIAKEACLEAFRNGFRHVDAAHVYRVERVLGEAMIESGIPREEFWIASKLWPSDYANGNTLESIDKMLERLQTTYIDLLYIHQPIGDYVSAWKAMEKAVEAGKVRSLGISNFDATDEGFRAIVDGMKIKPVALQIECHPYAQRQDIREKIKPYGIILECWYPLGHGNEELLSDPAIKTIADAHNKSIAQVILRWHTQEGFSVIPGATDPNHIRENIRIFDFTLSDAEMGVMRSLNKDQRFYNVPIEQLERMISNMVLED